Proteins found in one Triticum aestivum cultivar Chinese Spring chromosome 4D, IWGSC CS RefSeq v2.1, whole genome shotgun sequence genomic segment:
- the LOC123096368 gene encoding DNA-directed RNA polymerases I and III subunit RPAC2 has product MTVQTSNRGVSLRCSLGDALISNPSYPSIQRHRDSSCYLAKLPPSHSPLAAAAAASNPRLWPPAPPRARNSFSVPVDSREAAMEHGSVADSSASTFSIMEEDHTLANSVRFVLNQDPRVAFCGYSIPHPADNKVNIRVQTTGDPAKDVMKDALQDLMVMGQHVRGTFDKAVADFKSKMPAEQMDVDLNQQ; this is encoded by the exons ATGACTGTTCAAACTTCAAACAGGGGCGTCAGTTTGAGGTGTtcccttggagatgccctaatctCGAATCCATCGTACCCCTCCATCCAACGGCACAGAGACAGTTCCTGCTACCTCGCAAAATTGCCACCCAGCCAcagccccctcgccgccgccgccgccgcctctaacCCCCGCCTTTGGCCACCTGCACCTCCCCGGGCCAGAAATTCCTTCTCCGTACCCGTCGATTCGCGGGAGGCGGCCATGGAGCACGGTTCGGTGGCGGATTCGAGCGCGTCGACCTTCTCCATCATGGAGGAGGATCACACCCTCGCCAACTCCGTCAGATTTGTCCTCAACCAGGA CCCAAGGGTAGCATTTTGTGGATATAGCATCCCTCATCCTGCAGACAACAAAGTCAACATAAGAGTTCAGACTACAG GAGATCCAGCAAAGGATGTAATGAAAGATGCTTTACAGGACTTGATGGTGATGGGCCAGCATGTTAGAGGGACTTTTGACAAAGCAGTGGCTGATTTTAAATCAAAGATGCCTGCAGAACAAATGGATGTTGATTTGAATCAGCAATGA
- the LOC100415855 gene encoding uncharacterized protein At4g06598, whose protein sequence is MMTANAKLQKQALLPPRSPFPTAASPSPYADHGPIARPQGATHHRFGHGHGHGHHQRTSSESIIEEQPSWLDDLLDEPETPVRRAGHRRSSSDSFALFDGSAASGAFANGFDEIGGGGQAAPWGGVQEYYAKPSSYGRPQGRPWEQGMPNLAGYRPGPPVLVREKLGGHHGPLSASRDHEHAMDKRALDELGAERKDGVLPKYAQSEADTKRAKQQYAQRSRVRKLQYIAELEGKVQSLQSEGIEVSAEMEFLTQQNIMLDLENKALKQRLESIAQEQVIKRVQQEMFEREIGRLRSLYQQQQQTPQPPTLGRSNSRDLDSQFASMSLKQKDPNSGRDAVSGPLRT, encoded by the exons ATGATGACGGCGAACGCGAAACTCCAGAAGCAGGCGCTGCTGCCGCCGCGTAGCCCGTTCCCGACGGCAGCGTCGCCGTCCCCGTACGCAGACCATGGCCCGATCGCCCGGCCACAGGGCGCCACGCACCACCGCTTTGGCCATGGCCACGGCCATGGGCATCACCAGCGCACGTCGTCTGAGAGCATCATTGAGGAGCAGCCGTCGTGGCTCGACGACCTGCTCGACGAGCCTGAGACGCCCGTGCGCCGCGCGGGGCACCGCAGGTCGTCGAGCGACTCTTTTGCTCTGTTCGACGGAAGCGCTGCCTCCGGCGCATTTGCCAATGGTTTTGATGAGATTGGGGGAGGAGGGCAGGCCGCGCCATGGGGTGGCGTGCAGGAGTACTATGCCAAGCCAAGCTCATACGGGAGGCCGCAGGGCCGGCCGTGGGAACAAGGCATGCCGAATTTGGCAGGTTACAGGCCAGGGCCGCCGGTGCTGGTGAGGGAGAAGCTGGGTGGGCATCACGGGCCACTGAGTGCGTCGAGGGATCATGAACATGCCATGGACAAAAGAGCTCTTGATGAACTTGGGGCAGAGAGGAAGGATGGTGTGCTGCCAAAGTATGCACAATCGGAGGCGGACACCAAGCGTGCTAAACA GCAATATGCTCAGAGGTCTCGTGTTCGAAAACTCCAGTATATTGCCGAGCTTGAGGGTAAAGTCCAATCATTACAG TCAGAAGGGATAGAAGTGTCTGCTGAAATGGAGTTTCTTACTCAACAAAATATAATGCTAGACTTGGAAAACAAAGCCTTGAAGCAAAGGCTGGAGAGTATAGCACAGGAGCAAGTAATTAAACGTG TTCAACAGGAGATGTTTGAGCGGGAAATTGGTCGTCTAAGGTCATTgtatcagcagcagcaacagacaCCACAGCCTCCTACTCTTGGTCGTAGTAACAGCAGAGACCTTGACTCGCAGTTTGCAAGCATGTCTTTGAAACAAAAAGACCCCAACTCTGGGCGTGACGCCGTCTCTGGGCCTCTTCGTACTTAG